tatgtggaattaagattatgagtcatatgatgaaattatgggaaagggtaaatGAAAGAAGCTAGAAATGAGGCTTTCAGAGAACTAATTTAGCTTTATGTCCaggagatcaacaatagaaactatttatcttttaaaaaaattaatagaaaAGTCTAGGGAAAAGATGAGaaacttgcatatggttttaattgacctagagaaaaattatgatagagtacctaggaaGTCTTTTGGTGGGTGTTAGAAAAAAGGGGACTTGTAGTAGATATACTGAGGTCagtaaggatatgtatgatagagtagtgactagtgttaggactgtaggagGGCAATCTAGAGATTTTTCCATTACAATAgttgtacatcaaggttctactatgagtccttatctttttattatagtgattgatgaacttattaggaatatccaaaataagATCCCTTGGTATGTGTTGTTTGCTGATGATATTATgctgattgatgaaactaggagtggagtggaatctaaattagaactttggagaactgCATTAGATCCAAAGGTTTTAATAGAATATATGAACTGTAATTTTAGTAACGTAAGGagtagtggagagaagattaagCTTGATAATCAATAAATTATTAACACTAATGGGTTTcgatattttagatatattatgcaagcggaaggggaaattgaagaatatgtaatgcataaaattaaagcCGGTTGGGTAAAAGTAGAAGAATgtcaagtgtgttgtgtgatcgtaggattttttaaaattaaaatggaagTTCTATAAGATGACTATAAGGCCGACTACGCTTTATGGTTTAGAGTGTTgaacaactaagaaacaatatgtACAAAGagtaaaagttgccgaaatgCAAATATTaaggtggatgaatggtataaAATTTAAAGACAAACTAAAAAACGAGCATATATGCAATAACTTAGGCATAGCACCATTGAAGACAAGACAAGGGAGGGGCAACTTAGATAGTTTGGGCATTTAAAACGCAAGCCTAGTAGAATACCTGCGCAGAGTGAGTTATTGTTTTGGACATGAAAAGGgataggggtaggcctaaaataacttggaatgaggtagtgaggaaggattaaATAGCATTTACTCTTGATCGGGTGAATTAGAGAACGAATTCATGTAGCGATCCCATctagtgggatttaaggcttgttgttgttgtacggCTGCCCTCACTACTCTTGTTGTTGTACTGCTGCCCTAACTACTTTTGCTTGGTGGACATATTTTCTTGCTATAAGCAGACCATGAGTCCTTTCCTTTTTTGGTTtggcaaaaatgaaaaaaaaccaTGACTTGGTTCAAAGTGATGCATCTAAAAGGCAGTGTCACTGTGGTTGCCTAGGTTTCTTAGGCTGTGTGCCATCCACTTAAGGATTGCAGCAATATGAACATGCAGCAGTCATCTTCCACCTTTGATTGGTTTAATCATCTGATCAGCTGTGAAGTTGGTGGTTAGTCCTAATTGAACATGAAATTAGTTAAATATTTAAGTTCCACTCCCAATTTtttaaggaaaaagaaaagaaaaagtctttttcttctttactaGTGAAAAATATAGAGGTTCATAGAAAGATGTGCTGACTCTTGATGGGATCAATTGGGAAGGATTTTCTCCTAATTTACTTATTTACATTTTTGCAGACAAGGCAAGCCTTCACACCAGAGCAAATAAATGAAGCATGCTATGTTGATATAAATGCAAACAAAGCTGTCTTTGACAGCTTGAGGAATAATTTGAAAGTACACTATGATGGGAAGCGCTTCTCTTACAAGGTACctccttttattatctttttcaTCTTAATTACTGTCAGACAAACTTGTTTACTTATAGTACTCTGATCTTTCCACCATAAGGCAAGAGTGACTTGATATTCATAAGCGTAGTATTGTTTGTCTTTTTGATTTTACAGTCCAAGCATGATTTGAAGGACAAAAGTCAGTTACTTGTTTTAATACGGAAATTCGCTGAGGGTATCGCTGTCATTGATCTTAAGGATGCGTACCCAACCGTGATAGAGGATTTACaggtattatattattttaatatgtttattttattttttttaaacttgtATGTCACTTGAATTTGAATTGGCACCTGGACATTTTACTGGGAATTCTGAGAAAGTTCTTTGCATAGATACATATGAAAGAAACCTGTTTGGTTCATCCATAGTAAAAGTTGCTTAATGGCTTACGAGCTATGAGAAATTTTTCTCCCCTTAAGAGGCCTATGTacatattccaaaaaaaaaaaaaaacctttttggCATTAGCATCTGAAGAAGCAAGGACATTCAAATGCAAGTCATTTAGTTTATGTTTGGTTCACAAAATGGAATAAAATGGAATGAAACAAAAATTGTATATAGATGTGATAAATTACAAAAGAAGTCATAAATTACAAAAAGAGTCATTAATGCAAAATTTTTTATATCTCATCCAATGTATAACAGAGTTGGAATAGGCATTGACATGGTGAAATTTAGGAGTAATCATTGCTCTTTCTTCTACAAGCTATCAAATCTCTAAATTATGATCACTCTATTTTTGGGTATAGGCATTCTGTGTACCAAATTTAACTTGGGTACACATGGAGTTGGTTCTACATTGTTTCTGTAGCGCCACTTAGAATTTTTGAAGGTGGTTGTTTGAACTTCTAATTGCACACTTATGCTTTACGACCTTAggcaattaaattttttttctttaattataaatatgtatgtatttatagcTCCCATTCCCCAAACTGATAATAAACAAAAATCATCTTTTTGCCTTTTCTTTTTCATTGGATTTCTATGAGGGGCTCGTAACTTTGATCTGTGCCAAAGTTTCAAACAGAAAGAAAATAGGATCTTTATTTGAATACCATCTGTTAACCAGTTTTTCGGAAATTCTGTTTTGGATAATTGAACACCATTATAAGTATACATTTAGCATGCATCTCTCTATTCCATTCTTTTAAATCCTCGGACCATTCGGGAAATTGAAATAATAACATACGGCCGATATTTTTAGCTATTATCAATGAAggtaatagaaaatattttctaagaatTGATTGGGTTACTAACATGAACCTCTTATTACTTGAGCAAATAGAATGGTATCCTAGGCTTCTGCTATATCTATTCGTGCTTTCTCTTCTCTTttgccttcttttttttttttttttttccccctttcttTTATCTCTTCTTCCGTAtaatccaaaattttgaattctgcGTATTTCAACATCCAATTTCTAAAAAATAGTTTCATTAGTTCGGAGATTTCAAAAGAAAGTTTAGTTATTTTGTTTGTCCAAAAAAGGTGGGGAATTCACATTTGCTCGAAACAGTTCCGAAATGAACATTCTACACCTTTGAGCTTGCATGGAATCTTTGATTATGTCTCGATGAAAATCTGATTGTTGTGAAGAACGTATCAAAGACGCATAGTCTTTATTTCCAAAATAAGATCTTTTTCTTTTCAGGCATTGAAAGCTGCCGGTCAAGTTTGGCTGCTATCAAACTTCGATTCACAGGAAGACATTGTTTACCCAAATGATCCTCGTGCAGTCATCAAGGTGGATGATGATATCAAACAGCTTTTCCGTGGGATTGAGCTGCCACGTGATATGCTTGATATCGAGAAGGATCTTCAAAAGAATGGGATGAAACCTGCTACCAACACAGCAAAGAGGAGGGCCATGGCCCAGGTTCATGGCATTCCTTCTAAACCCAAGGCCAAGAAGAAGAAGCATGAGATCAGCAAGCGGACCAAGCTCACTAATGCCCACCTTCCAGAGCTCTTCCAGAATCTTACTGTTCCTGATAAGTGAACGAGCCCGAGCTGTTGCTGGAAATTGTCGTGTTGAGGTCGAGACGTTGCCTGCCTGAATATTTCTCCTATGCTTTTATATAGATGGGGTTCAAATAGCTTCCTATTGCCATTCAGAATGATAATGCCCCCTCTTTTTGCTGTTGAGGAATACGTGACATTTTTTTTTAACCTTGTTTAATGTAAATCTGTGCAATATTTACTAATGAAGAGCCTGTACGTCACCCAAGCTCAAGCCTGTAATTAGAAGTCATCATGTTGGTTGAACATTAATACAAGGACGGGAAATTCGAGTTATTTGATTACTTCcactttttgtttttttctcGAAGTTCTTTCCCACATTTGGGGAAGTCCAAAACTCCCAaagaattttctcaaaaattcaaTCTGAAGCAGTTCAATTATCTTGTTTTTCTAAAATaaagttttgataatttttaataaattctttTTAACTAGTTTGTTAATCTTGGAAATATTTTGGCCCCATGGAAGAAAATAGTTTGTGGTTAATCCTTGATGATGTGTTGTTTCGTAAGTCATGATTTTGTATGATTGGATTGAATTGGATAGgattattattatatatcctATACTATGTTTATTGAAATTCaagttgtgatcccaagagggtgaattgggtatttaaagtttttatGCACGGAAGCTTAATTAGTTTTAAGTTATCATTTTCACAATTACTTCAATAATATTCCCAACAATTAAATCTATCAATATAGATGTCTTTAAATATAAATGATTTTATTTACTGATTTTAGCATGTGATCAACCACTCAATATCAACAATATTTATAACAACTTaatatcaatataaatattcttaaCTATATAGGAGTTGTTGTTATAAATTCAATACGTGATCAAACTATCTAGTAGTAACAATATTCACAACAGTTTGATTCCAATGCGTGATCAACTAATACAATAATagtaaaatattcatagcagatatatttcaaaataaatatgcttagaaatattaagagataagggaaaagagTGAAACTAAGTTTTTTAGAAGGTTCGGTGATCGTGTCTACGTCCTTACCTCAAACAACCCGCTTTGAGGATTTCATTATCCCTCCTTGAATAGGCGGAGAAACCTCTCTTTTAGTAGGGGGAGATGCCTTCTACAAACCCTCATTCAATAGGCGTAGTCGCCTCTCTCCTTTatgtaggtggagttacctctctcctttacttagaCAGAGTAgcacactccttcactaggcagagTTACTTCTCTTCTTTacttaggtggagttacctctcacGTGAAAACACCCTTTTGCTTGTTCAATGATTCAATACTAAATCGTCAAAATACACAACAGTTGTAACAGCAGAGTTGTACAAAAAGAAGCTCTCTAAATATAGTAGATTGTACACAATTAAATCTAATGCACTCTTTGACTTGACTCTAAAAACACCTTAGAGAATaactcccaagtataagagtgttGGCAAGTAGGGACTTCCTTAATAACTCCCTAGTAATTAAGGAAGTCCCTACTTcattatcatttattttattgtttaaatgAGTCATTGAATGAGTTATATTGGTTGCGTTGGTTTTGCGTAGTTGTTTAAGTTTGATTTGTATTCATGTGATGTTTTAGAACACGAGGAGATTAAAATTAAGTAACAAGGTTGTACACAAGGTGTTTGATAGAATGCCCTTTATAGCATGAACATTATAATTGGCTATTTATTGTTAGAAATTGAGGATTAGATGATGTTGTTGAATATGGTTTAGCTCCTCGAAGCAAGGATAATCATTATTCATTCAACACATGACCTCAATTTCTTACAATTTAGGTATAAGAATAGTGTTGGTGACAAGGACATTGGCtcatgaattttgaatttgttatgtAACTATGTTTTATATCTTAGTTGGGTTATTAAACATGCTGCGTTTTAATTTCATTTAGTCCATTGATTAGATAACTTACTATCTCACACAAAAGCAAGAAAAAGAATCATCTTTTGACTTGactcattcaaataataaaataaacgaTAATGAAATTAAACGAACAAAACAACCCAATGAACCATTCAATAAACCATTCAATAATGAAATAACTCAATCTAGTAACTTAAATGAAACAAACTCAATCCAATAATTTAAATGAAACAAACTCAATCTAACAATAGATTAAAATACAGTATTGAAATAAACatgaaattaaagaaacaaaGAACAAAGGGTGGAAGAATGaaaggagaggagagaagagataGTAGTCTTGTTCTAacttgatctgcaaagataggttaAACTTGGAACTATAaattaggttaatatcatcaaaatatatcaattatgattatgtagccactaaggctaacatggTTTTTGATTCTCCAAACCTTTTTGGTTTTCACACTTTTCCTTTTGAACAGGAaatcaaatttgatatgacccttctttttgCACAAGAAGCAGGTAGTGTGAGTGTAAATATTTTTTGAGGAAGTACTAGCGTAGAATTTAGattcctttacaaaatatcccatgtaaaggtTTTTCTTCTACTTGTTCTCTTTGCCATTGAACCCGATGCCTTCTTCAtccaaggtcatcttttgtgaacctaccAGCTTATCAAGGTTATCTTTACCACTTGTAAATTTATAGATTATCTTAGCATAGTCATCTAAGCTTGTTATTTTCTGAGCCTTCTCATTTTCAATAGTAGCTTGGGATTTTACGTCTTCTAGATCTTTTGTCATTTTTTCAATCTTATTctctaatttattaatttttaagtcattttccttttcaacaataGTATGAGATTATAAATCTTTCACTAAAGCTTCATTCTCATTCttcaatgaagtgtatcgttAAGTTATCTTacctagaatcttatgaaccttaaaTAATTCTCTTcttagttcttcataagatgacatactttcaTCATTTGGTTCATCCTAtaattcatcacaagattcactATATGAATCGTTAAATGGGTTTGAAGAAGAAATTTGTTCCTTATAGTCATTTGATTCCATAAGGCAGAAGTTCACGATCTCCTTGTTGCTTGATTCACTTCCGAATTACTAGACCTTGGAtcgtcccaagtagtggcttcattgcctttttttttttcttcttcttagagTCCCTTTTTAGTAATGGACACTTTGGTTTATAATGTCTAACCTCCTTGTAGTTGTAGCAAGTAGGCGGTTCTACTTTTGACTCTCTTCTTCTTGACTCTCCTTTATCCATCTTGGAATCatggatttttcttgtaaatttcttgttctttttgaagaacTTTCCAAGTATTTTAGTTATTAGGGCGATGTCATTTACATCcatatcttcttcatcttcatcactagagctttcctTAGAAGCTTTGAGGGCAATGGATTTCTTGACTTTAGGGTTTTCACTTACTCGTTCGTTAATAGCCATCTCATTTGTGAGAAGTGACTCGATGAGCTCGTCTAGGGACATTGCCTTCAAATTTATTCCTTCAGATATGGCTATAGCCTTTGGCTCCAAAATAGATGGGAGTACTCTacgaattttcctaatcatctcatatgtggggtAGTTCTTTCCAAGTGTATTAAGAGAATTTATGATGTGAGTGAACGTAGTGTACATGCTGGATATATATTCGTCAGGGTTCATCCTttaggcttcatattcactggtgagcatgtctatgtgactatccctaacatctatggtTTCTTCATATGTTATTTCTAACTTCTCCCAAATTTCCTCGGCACTCTTACATTCcataatcctattaaattcatttgcgtCTAACGCACAGTATAGGCATTCATGGCACTCGAGTTGATTTATATTAGTTTCATATTAGTTTCGTACATTTCACTTTCTACCTTAGGAACTTATTTGTTATCAGTGAATTTTATAAGCACGTAATTGCCTTGGACAATAactctccaagccctccaatccatggtttgtataaaattctcatcctttgtgttggggatgtggctcatattcagagcggATCACATGTACTGGAGAAAGCTACGTGATGCAAGGGACAAAAGGAGAGAAGCAAGGTGTAGCCACGAAGGGCAAGCCTTCAACAGTTTGGTCtataaccgttgacggttttcgtTGGCGCAGATTACGTAAATTTGAAtcgggggcttgtagattgggcttatctggaGTATTTTCCTCTGAGGATTGCTACAAATGTAGTTTAGTTATACTAGAACACTTCTGTATacattagattgttatataaacatcattatgtaaccctagatggGATTAAGCTTCAAAGCTTGTAAGCTTTACTGATTATAGTGAAAACCCAAGTGCTGCTCCTctggacgtaggctattgccaaaccacgtaaatcttgtgcattctagttgtgttttttattcttcttatcatGTTTGATTGCTTTTTGAGTATATTTCAACATcaagtgattgcattagtggttgttgattattttgtgtttgagTGTGTGCTTACGTTGCGTGTGTTCAAGTTGAACAAAcattaacaagtggtatcagagctattggtttaACAATGGCTGGGTCTCTTCAATTAAGTTCGATGTGAACAAGTTTGACAAAATTGGCAATTTCAGGTTTTGGCAACGAAGGGTGAAAAATTTGCTAGtacaacaagggatggtgaaggctttgTACGGAAAGAAGTCGGACGACATGAACGATGCAAGTTGGAAGAATCTTGACGCAAAGACGGTTTCCATGATCAGGTTATGTTTGGCTGAtgatgtcacgccctgaaccccaaagtgggacccaagggtgaaaatgtaatctaacctgtccctgtatccgatcaaacatccaaagatacagtacaatggatgagggtccgaccccgtggggtttccaggtaccctaaacacatccaaacacaatcatatgcGCAGTGAAAAAAGGCCATTTTAtaacaacatatacagtaccatactagagtctatacaagagcagaacatggctttatcaaaacatacaaacgggtgcccaaaaacatctcaaaatggcaacctacCAAAATTAcattcctagcacttacctagtgctaaccgcagtacaccggccactacgctccccaccccaggacgctagtttcggttactcgaaggacctgtaaaaatgtacgtacagcaggggtaggacacctctcaataaggaagaacatatgttatattggtgtgtggcgtTTGAGTGTTATTttgatacactaacatgcatggatcaatagtcaaaacaatcaaaatagttccagtattttcacaaaccaagcaatacaatctggtgttgtcacacccttcggctcgaagccgaactgtttggtggtatttcacaaCCTTATGTAGAAACCGgtgatctggtgatatttcacacccttcggccaacgccggcagtctggtgatatttcacatctTTCGGCAAACACCAGTGCCCTCGGTAACCTGACATAGCATTAGCGTTGAACCAGTGCAGATATGAAGTTCAcacaccctttggctcgaaaGCCGGCCAAACTAGTGGTATTGCACGCTCTTCGACAAAAGTCGAATTTtcaaacttggaacaattcagaaccctattcctatttcaccaagatacaacatatgcatgctcatataaccaaacaaaccacacccatttggtaatctaaatcatagTTTTccaacaaatacagtttaaacaagtcaaggcacaaccatcccaatatcacagtataaatcaacatataccctcgattttcaacaaaaccagggatgcagcccgtcgtcccctttttcccaaaactataataatgaaaaacctatagttttccccgttagatcccccctaaatgagtagtcaaaacatacactggaccgtgaaccacagttccaccgattccgatttaaaaaataaccgatataaacacagttccccttaccttttccctgaataacaaatcccaaactccaaggctcctaaacagcgaattgagttccaaaacctacaaatcacagtacagaatatgctcacaaaaCAGTTTCCTATAAAACTATCGGATCAGAAATAAAaatcgaaccttacctcgattttttgtcaaaacccaaaaatccccgaaacgagattctgatccgtagaaattgtagagaatccttccacaatcctcgtggtaactttagattcccgattccatcaacgatcggcgaagaaaatctagagagaaggagagtagggagaattctaaagagagagagagagagagagataagattgagttttcttagtgaggaagtaaaggaaaattatatttatagccctttgacccggcccaatttgtcgacgaaatggtgttctcgtcaacgaatctttcactaacttcgttgacgaatcggtggcctcgtcgacgaatctgggatctctgattttttcgagactcctcggcttctgcTCGTCtatgagtctctgaatttcgtcaatgagaagaacaaaggctttgttgacgaaatctggcttcgtcgacaaaatatgccaaattcccaatttgcctctctattatttatttaaacccctttatcacggttcaggttcttgcaatctcccttccttacaaaaatttcgtcctcaaaatttgccatctctc
This window of the Malania oleifera isolate guangnan ecotype guangnan chromosome 6, ASM2987363v1, whole genome shotgun sequence genome carries:
- the LOC131157936 gene encoding uncharacterized protein LOC131157936 codes for the protein MALQESLNKFKKQQEKCQSTLTSIAGKAGSSKVAPAQKTGLAGASSSTQTKVPAPAVKFSNDTERLQHINSIRKAPVGAQIKRVIDLLLETRQAFTPEQINEACYVDINANKAVFDSLRNNLKVHYDGKRFSYKSKHDLKDKSQLLVLIRKFAEGIAVIDLKDAYPTVIEDLQALKAAGQVWLLSNFDSQEDIVYPNDPRAVIKVDDDIKQLFRGIELPRDMLDIEKDLQKNGMKPATNTAKRRAMAQVHGIPSKPKAKKKKHEISKRTKLTNAHLPELFQNLTVPDK